Proteins co-encoded in one Ictalurus furcatus strain D&B chromosome 9, Billie_1.0, whole genome shotgun sequence genomic window:
- the slc22a7b.1 gene encoding solute carrier family 22 member 7b.1 — translation MVPRGNTKNRMKFENILYEADGFGRYQILLFTLMVLPRITLPGHFLLNNFIAATPSHHCNISSLDSRGVFESLTQDERLTISIPKQDDGTFTSCHMFVQPQFNLLTNASNTTELPVVPCQSGWVYDSSTFKSTLVSQFDLVCNTKGLTKALATVFFIGVMFGAVFFGVLSDKYGRKTILLASYISGIIFSIASAVSTSFIMFAAFRFLTGFSLSGISTVAIVLTIEWVDIEHRTVIGVCSSVVWTVGNCLLAGVAYLITDWRILILTVSSPLVIAVATWWMIPESARWLIVNGKTGEAYKYLQKCASVNRRSEFTSTIKPQTLCEVVTGDKENHNYTYLDLIKTPRLRRITIYTGIVWYSVASTYYGISLNISGFGLDLYLTHFIYGIIELPAKFIIYFSLKKYGRRVNQVGTLVLTGVCIIINIIIPKEYWTFRTIIAVLGKGLSEASFTTVFLYTTELYPTVLRQNGLGYASFIGRLGASISPLVMLLEDVWLQLPQVVFGVMAVLMGLVAFLLPETNNARLPETIQDIEQTGTGSFCMDTQVQNKSSLNKDMTEDTVQ, via the exons ATGGTACCGAGAGGAAACACCAAAAACAG GATGAAGTTCGAGAACATTCTGTATGAGGCCGATGGCTTTGGACGTTACCAGATTTTGCTCTTTACGTTGATGGTGCTCCCACGCATCACCCTCCCGGGTCACTTCCTGCTGAATAACTTCATCGCTGCAACACCGTCTCATCACTGCAACATCAGCTCTCTGGACTCTCGTGGAGTTTTTGAGTCGCTGACCCAGGACGAGAGACTGACTATCAGCATTCCTAAACAGGATGATGGAACCTTCACTTCCTGTCACATGTTCGTACAACCTCAGTTTAATCTTCTCACAAATGCATCTAACACTACAGAACTTCCTGTGGTTCCGTGTCAGAGTGGATGGGTGTACGACTCCAGCACGTTCAAGTCCACTTTGGTCTCACAG TTTGATCTAGTGTGTAATACAAAGGGACTAACTAAAGCACTGGCCACTGTGTTCTTCATTGGCGTCATGTTCGGGGCTGTATTCTTTGGCGTTCTTTCTGACAA GTACGGCCGTAAGACCATACTGCTGGCTTCCTACATCTCGGGCATCATCTTCAGCATAGCTTCGGCTGTCTCGACCAGTTTCATCATGTTCGCAGCGTTCCGCTTCCTGACGGGATTCAGCCTGTCTGGAATCAGCACCGTGGCCATTGTTCTCA cGATCGAGTGGGTGGACATTGAGCATCGCACCGTTATCGGTGTGTGTAGCAGCGTCGTCTGGACCGTGGGTAATTGCCTTCTTGCGGGTGTTGCCTACCTGATCACTGACTGGAGGATACTGATACTTACGGTCTCCTCCCCCCTTGTGATTGCTGTGGCAACCTGGTG gATGATCCCAGAGTCGGCTCGCTGGCTGATAGTGAATGGAAAGACAGGTGAGGCGTACAAATACCTGCAGAAGTGCGCTAGTGTTAATAGAAGATCAGAATTCACCTCCACAATCAAACCTCAG actctgTGTGAGGTTGTAACAGGTGATAAAGAGAATCATAATTATACTTATTTAGACCTCATCAAAACTCCACGTTTGAGGAGAATCACCATCTACACTGGTATTGtgtg GTACAGCGTGGCCTCCACGTACTATGGCATCAGTTTGAACATCAGCGGGTTTGGGCTGGACCTCTACCTCACACACTTCATCTACGGCATCATCGAGCTGCCCGCTAAATTCATCATTTACTTCAGCCTGAAGAAATATGGACGAAGAGTCAACCAAGTAGGAACACTGGTCCTCACGGGAGTGtgcatcatcatcaacatcatcatcccTAAAG agtattgGACTTTTCGCACTATTATAGCGGTGCTGGGTAAAGGCCTGTCAGAAGCTTCATTCACCACCGTGTTCCTGTACACTACTGAGCTTTACCCTACTGTGTTACG ACAGAACGGTCTGGGTTACGCTAGTTTTATTGGTCGATTGGGTGCGTCCATCTCTCCCCTCGTCATGCTATTGGAGGACGTGTGGCTCCAGCTCCCTCAGGTTGTGTTTGGTGTAATGGCCGTCTTGATGGGTCTGGTGGCCTTCCTGCTTCCTGAAACTAACAACGCTCGCCTCCCGGAGACCATCCAGGACATCGAGCAGACCGG AACGGGATCATTCTGCATGGACACGCAGGTCCAGAATAAATCTTCATTGAATAAAGACATGACTGAAGACACTgtgcaataa
- the slc22a7b.3 gene encoding solute carrier family 22 member 7 isoform X1: protein MKFEDLLEELDGFGRFQKMIMFLSFIGRFTLPCHFLLNNYIGAIPPHHCTLSSVDGNLTHEQRMTISIPKQEDGTFTSCHMFSEPQFQLLGDESSFTNASVVECQNGWTYDNSSFISTLSTEWDLVCENRGMNKAMATIFFVGVMLGAAIFGSLSDRYGRKTMLLVSYVLSLCFAMASVFSSSVIMFAVLRFFTGLSITGIVIVTSVLNVEWVSIESRKLVGVIDSFSWTFGYMVLPVMAYGVRDWRWLTVTVTLPLAVALISWRWVPESARWLIANGKVEKAQYYLQKCAVMNKRTKGNSILKPEVLSSIVSEGGNRTYSYLDLMRTPNMRRLALLTGVTWYGVASTYYGMSFNIKGFGLNLYLNQFLYAAVEVPAKVLVYLLLDRIGRRPTEVSGLLLSSCALIINVFIPKDQWIVRSVIGVLGKGFTSIAFSTLVLYSSELYPTVIRQNGMGFISFMGRLGVALAPLILLLDDVWTHLSQVILCVIALIAGVVASQLPETKDRCLPETIEDIEGTRTGHVAVPGQEKEGREQENGG from the exons ATGAAGTTTGAGGATCTCTTAGAAGAGCTTGACGGTTTTGGAAGGTTCCAGAAGATGATCATGTTCCTCAGTTTTATTGGTCGGTTCACACTCCCTTGTCACTTCCTGTTAAACAACTACATCGGTGCTATCCCTCCCCATCACTGCACCCTCAGCTCTGTGGACGGGAATCTAACACACGAGCAGAGGATGACCATCAGCATCCCCAAACAGGAAGATGGGACCTTCACTTCCTGCCACATGTTCTCAGAACCACAGTTCCAGCTTTTAGGTGATGAGTCGAGCTTCACAAACGcttcagttgttgaatgtcaGAATGGATGGACGTATGATAACAGCAGCTTCATCAGCACTTTATCTACAGAG tGGGATCTGGTGTGTGAAAACAGAGGGATGAATAAAGCGATGGCCACCATCTTCTTCGTTGGAGTGATGTTAGGAGCAGCTATATTCGGCAGTTTGAGTGACAG GTACGGTCGTAAAACCATGCTGCTGGTGTCGTACGTGCTATCGTTGTGCTTTGCGATGGCGAGTGTGTTCTCCTCCTCTGTCATCATGTTTGCGGTGTTGCGGTTCTTCACGGGCCTGAGCATCACTGGCATCGTCATCGTCACCAGCGTGCTGA ATGTGGAGTGGGTGAGTATAGAGAGCAGGAAGTTGGTGGGTGTGATTGACAGTTTCAGCTGGACGTTCGGTTACATGGTGCTTCCTGTCATGGCGTACGGCGTGAGAGACTGGAGATGGCTGACTGTAACGGTCACTTTACCGCTCGCTGTGGCGTTAATCAGCTGGAG GTGGGTTCCAGAGTCGGCTCGGTGGCTAATCGCTAATGGTAAAGTGGAGAAAGCTCAGTATTACTTACAGAAATGTGCTGTGATGAACAAGAGGACGAAAGGCAACTCCATCCTGAAACCAGAg GTTCTCTCCTCTATAGTGTCAGAGGGAGGAAACAGGACGTACTCGTATCTGGACCTGATGAGGACGCCAAACATGAGGAGACTGGCTCTGCTGACTGGAGTTACCTG gtacGGCGTGGCTTCCACTTACTACGGGATGAGCTTTAACATCAAAGGCTTCGGTCTGAATCTGTACCTGAACCAGTTCCTGTATGCTGCAGTAGAGGTTCCTGCTAAAGTCCTCGTCTATCTGCTGCTCGACCGGATTGGACGGCGTCCCACTGAGGTGAGCGGTCTCCTGCTGTCCAGCTGCGCACTCATCATTAACGTCTTTATACCAAAAG aTCAGTGGATCGTGCGCTCGGTGATCGGAGTTCTGGGTAAAGGTTTCACCTCCATTGCCTTCTCAACACTTGTCTTGTACAGCTCTGAACTTTACCCCACTGTcatcag ACAGAATGGGATGGGCTTTATCTCCTTCATGGGGCGACTGGGCGTGGCTTTAGCTCCATTGATCCTCCTATTGGATGATGTGTGGACTCATCTGTCGCAGGTGATTCTGTGTGTCATTGCACTGATTGCAGGTGTGGTGGCAAGTCAGTTACCTGAGACGAAGGACAGGTGTCTCCCTGAGACTATAGAGGACATCGAGGGGACAAG gacAGGTCACGTTGCAGTTCCAGGCCAGGAGAAAGAAGGTCGAGAACAAGAAAATGGAGGTTAA
- the slc22a7b.3 gene encoding solute carrier family 22 member 7 isoform X2 — translation MKFEDLLEELDGFGRFQKMIMFLSFIGRFTLPCHFLLNNYIGAIPPHHCTLSSVDGNLTHEQRMTISIPKQEDGTFTSCHMFSEPQFQLLGDESSFTNASVVECQNGWTYDNSSFISTLSTEWDLVCENRGMNKAMATIFFVGVMLGAAIFGSLSDRYGRKTMLLVSYVLSLCFAMASVFSSSVIMFAVLRFFTGLSITGIVIVTSVLNVEWVSIESRKLVGVIDSFSWTFGYMVLPVMAYGVRDWRWLTVTVTLPLAVALISWRWVPESARWLIANGKVEKAQYYLQKCAVMNKRTKGNSILKPEVLSSIVSEGGNRTYSYLDLMRTPNMRRLALLTGVTWYGVASTYYGMSFNIKGFGLNLYLNQFLYAAVEVPAKVLVYLLLDRIGRRPTEVSGLLLSSCALIINVFIPKDQWIVRSVIGVLGKGFTSIAFSTLVLYSSELYPTVIRQNGMGFISFMGRLGVALAPLILLLDDVWTHLSQVILCVIALIAGVVASQLPETKDRCLPETIEDIEGTRC, via the exons ATGAAGTTTGAGGATCTCTTAGAAGAGCTTGACGGTTTTGGAAGGTTCCAGAAGATGATCATGTTCCTCAGTTTTATTGGTCGGTTCACACTCCCTTGTCACTTCCTGTTAAACAACTACATCGGTGCTATCCCTCCCCATCACTGCACCCTCAGCTCTGTGGACGGGAATCTAACACACGAGCAGAGGATGACCATCAGCATCCCCAAACAGGAAGATGGGACCTTCACTTCCTGCCACATGTTCTCAGAACCACAGTTCCAGCTTTTAGGTGATGAGTCGAGCTTCACAAACGcttcagttgttgaatgtcaGAATGGATGGACGTATGATAACAGCAGCTTCATCAGCACTTTATCTACAGAG tGGGATCTGGTGTGTGAAAACAGAGGGATGAATAAAGCGATGGCCACCATCTTCTTCGTTGGAGTGATGTTAGGAGCAGCTATATTCGGCAGTTTGAGTGACAG GTACGGTCGTAAAACCATGCTGCTGGTGTCGTACGTGCTATCGTTGTGCTTTGCGATGGCGAGTGTGTTCTCCTCCTCTGTCATCATGTTTGCGGTGTTGCGGTTCTTCACGGGCCTGAGCATCACTGGCATCGTCATCGTCACCAGCGTGCTGA ATGTGGAGTGGGTGAGTATAGAGAGCAGGAAGTTGGTGGGTGTGATTGACAGTTTCAGCTGGACGTTCGGTTACATGGTGCTTCCTGTCATGGCGTACGGCGTGAGAGACTGGAGATGGCTGACTGTAACGGTCACTTTACCGCTCGCTGTGGCGTTAATCAGCTGGAG GTGGGTTCCAGAGTCGGCTCGGTGGCTAATCGCTAATGGTAAAGTGGAGAAAGCTCAGTATTACTTACAGAAATGTGCTGTGATGAACAAGAGGACGAAAGGCAACTCCATCCTGAAACCAGAg GTTCTCTCCTCTATAGTGTCAGAGGGAGGAAACAGGACGTACTCGTATCTGGACCTGATGAGGACGCCAAACATGAGGAGACTGGCTCTGCTGACTGGAGTTACCTG gtacGGCGTGGCTTCCACTTACTACGGGATGAGCTTTAACATCAAAGGCTTCGGTCTGAATCTGTACCTGAACCAGTTCCTGTATGCTGCAGTAGAGGTTCCTGCTAAAGTCCTCGTCTATCTGCTGCTCGACCGGATTGGACGGCGTCCCACTGAGGTGAGCGGTCTCCTGCTGTCCAGCTGCGCACTCATCATTAACGTCTTTATACCAAAAG aTCAGTGGATCGTGCGCTCGGTGATCGGAGTTCTGGGTAAAGGTTTCACCTCCATTGCCTTCTCAACACTTGTCTTGTACAGCTCTGAACTTTACCCCACTGTcatcag ACAGAATGGGATGGGCTTTATCTCCTTCATGGGGCGACTGGGCGTGGCTTTAGCTCCATTGATCCTCCTATTGGATGATGTGTGGACTCATCTGTCGCAGGTGATTCTGTGTGTCATTGCACTGATTGCAGGTGTGGTGGCAAGTCAGTTACCTGAGACGAAGGACAGGTGTCTCCCTGAGACTATAGAGGACATCGAGGGGACAAG gtgttga
- the crip3 gene encoding cysteine-rich protein 3 isoform X2 — translation MTSKCPRCEKPVFFGEKVSSLGKNWHRFCLKCERCNKILSPGGHAEHDGLPYCHKPCYGTLFGPKGVNIGGAGSYIYDTPPQTPCDGSSEVSPTTPWSSSHIEHHQPKIPAVPIRMFSGETSLCPGCGKVVYFAERVMSLGRNWHRPCLRCERCNKTLTSGGHAEHEGRPYCHVPCYGYLFGPKGVNIGEVGCYVYEQDENEILS, via the exons gcgAGAAGGTGAGCTCTCTGGGGAAGAACTGGCACCGTTTCTGTCTGAAATGTGAACGCTGTAATAAGATTCTCTCTCCTGGAGGCCATGCTGAG CATGATGGGTTGCCGTACTGTCACAAACCCTGCTACGGAACCCTGTTTGGTCCAAAAG GTGTGAATATTGGAGGGGCGGGGTCTTATATTTATGACACGCCCCCTCAGACACCATGTGACGGATCTTCAGAGGTTTCGCCCACAACACCATGGTCCAGCTCTCACATCGAGCATCATCAACCCAAAA taccaGCTGTCCCAATCCGGATGTTTTCTGGAGAGACGTCTCTGTGTCCCGGCTGTGGGAAAGTCGTTTACTttg cGGAGAGAGTGATGTCACTGGGTCGTAACTGGCACCGGCCGTGTCTGCGCTGCGAGCGGTGCAACAAAACACTGACCTCTGGAGGACATGCTGag catgAAGGTCGGCCGTACTGTCACGTGCCCTGCTACGGTTACCTGTTCGGCCCGAAAGGTGTGAACATCGGTGAGGTGGGCTGTTACGTTTACGAGCAGGACGAGAACGAGATTCTCAGTTAA